In Treponema denticola, one genomic interval encodes:
- a CDS encoding TaqI-like C-terminal specificity domain-containing protein has product MLERKNEAVNIIFPRNSSWVILSPIEQRIKEKIEKVGVPLKEWDIRINYGIKTGCNEAFIIDKTKRDELIKQSPNSVDIIRPILRGKDIKKYGYNFADKYLIATFPSRKYNIDEYPAVRDYLLNFGKSDVEYLSQYGKDCWGENRLSQSGNKGSRKKTHNKWFELQDSIAYWDNFSKQKIIYPNMTKYLPFVFDDKNFFVNQKCFIITGQYIGFLTAFFNSSLFKYCFRDNFPELQGGTRELSKIFFETIPVIAIDDKIETNFLNAVKDIQNNYTHAKAILLDKMIFELYKLNQQEQNEIGFREIK; this is encoded by the coding sequence TTGCTTGAACGAAAAAATGAAGCTGTAAACATTATTTTTCCTCGCAATTCTTCTTGGGTTATTTTAAGCCCAATAGAACAAAGAATAAAAGAAAAAATTGAAAAAGTTGGAGTACCGTTAAAAGAGTGGGATATCCGAATCAATTACGGAATAAAAACAGGCTGCAATGAAGCTTTTATTATCGATAAGACTAAAAGAGACGAGCTTATAAAGCAATCGCCTAATTCTGTCGATATTATACGCCCGATATTAAGAGGCAAGGACATTAAAAAATATGGGTATAATTTTGCCGATAAATATTTAATTGCAACTTTTCCGAGTAGAAAATACAATATAGATGAGTATCCTGCAGTCAGAGATTATCTTCTTAATTTTGGTAAATCAGACGTAGAGTATCTATCCCAATATGGGAAGGACTGCTGGGGTGAAAACCGACTTTCACAATCGGGAAATAAAGGTAGCAGAAAAAAGACACATAATAAATGGTTTGAACTGCAAGACAGTATAGCTTATTGGGACAATTTTTCTAAGCAGAAGATTATTTATCCAAACATGACCAAATATTTGCCTTTTGTATTTGACGATAAAAATTTTTTCGTTAATCAAAAATGTTTTATTATTACGGGGCAATATATAGGTTTTTTGACAGCATTTTTCAATTCATCTTTATTTAAATATTGTTTTAGAGATAACTTCCCTGAATTACAGGGTGGCACACGCGAGTTAAGTAAAATTTTCTTTGAAACTATTCCAGTTATCGCAATTGATGATAAAATAGAAACTAACTTCCTAAATGCAGTAAAAGATATTCAGAATAATTACACACATGCTAAAGCAATTTTACTTGATAAGATGATTTTTGAGCTCTATAAATTAAATCAGCAAGAGCAAAATGAAATCGGTTTTAGAGAAATAAAATGA
- a CDS encoding master DNA invertase Mpi family serine-type recombinase, producing the protein MIYAYLRVSTEKQTLENQRFEVCRWAEERNITIDEFIEEVMSGGISIGHRKLGALSDRLHANDLLIVPELSRLGRSLLNVMSFLNACIEKHVRIFSIKENFEFADNINSKVLAFAFSLAAEIERQLISQRTKEALALRKTQGVVLGRPKGRKNSLLKLSGKEQEVEALLNKKISKAAIGRIFDVHRITVDKFIKERLNNPVIAE; encoded by the coding sequence ATGATATACGCATATTTGCGGGTTAGTACAGAAAAACAAACGCTGGAAAATCAGCGGTTTGAGGTATGCCGTTGGGCTGAAGAGCGAAACATTACTATTGATGAGTTTATCGAAGAAGTTATGTCCGGCGGAATTTCGATTGGGCATCGTAAGTTGGGAGCTTTAAGTGACCGGTTACATGCAAATGATTTGCTGATTGTACCGGAACTTTCACGGTTAGGCAGAAGTCTTTTAAATGTAATGAGTTTCTTGAACGCTTGCATTGAAAAGCATGTCCGCATTTTTTCAATTAAAGAAAACTTTGAGTTTGCAGATAATATCAACTCAAAAGTGCTGGCTTTTGCCTTCTCGCTTGCAGCGGAGATTGAGCGGCAGCTTATTAGTCAGCGTACAAAAGAAGCCTTAGCTTTGCGGAAAACGCAAGGGGTCGTACTAGGCAGACCTAAGGGGCGTAAAAATTCCTTATTGAAATTAAGCGGAAAAGAGCAGGAAGTTGAAGCACTGCTCAATAAAAAAATTTCAAAAGCTGCAATCGGCAGAATCTTTGATGTGCATCGTATAACGGTTGATAAGTTTATTAAAGAGCGCCTTAACAATCCGGTAATAGCGGAATAG
- a CDS encoding master DNA invertase Mpi family serine-type recombinase, with protein MTYGYIRVSTDKQTIENQKFEITNFCTREKLNVDGWIEETISGTKNYDKRKLGELLNIVKKGDLIICAELSRLGRNLFMIMEILNICMKKECRVWTIKDNYRLGDDIQSKVLAFAFGLSAEIERNLISQRTKEALACAKSKGKQIGRKQGERCRLNPKCAACHNWIIEQMSLGVEKTKIAKELEISKQTLYRYMVYTGLFEPKNCKSSLWLKHHIYY; from the coding sequence ATGACATACGGATACATCAGAGTAAGCACGGATAAGCAGACGATTGAAAATCAGAAATTTGAAATTACGAATTTTTGTACGCGGGAGAAGCTGAATGTAGATGGCTGGATTGAAGAAACCATCAGCGGAACGAAAAATTATGATAAACGTAAGCTGGGAGAACTTTTAAATATAGTCAAGAAAGGAGATTTAATCATTTGTGCAGAGCTTTCACGTCTTGGGCGTAATTTATTTATGATTATGGAAATCCTCAACATTTGCATGAAAAAAGAGTGCAGGGTATGGACGATTAAAGATAATTATCGCCTTGGAGATGACATTCAAAGTAAAGTTCTGGCGTTTGCGTTTGGTTTAAGTGCGGAAATTGAACGAAATTTGATTAGCCAGAGGACGAAGGAAGCTCTTGCTTGTGCTAAATCTAAAGGCAAACAGATTGGACGAAAGCAAGGAGAGCGCTGCCGGTTAAATCCGAAATGTGCAGCTTGTCATAATTGGATTATAGAACAAATGTCATTGGGCGTTGAGAAAACAAAAATTGCAAAAGAATTGGAAATATCAAAACAAACTCTATATAGATATATGGTATATACGGGTTTGTTTGAACCTAAAAATTGTAAAAGTTCATTGTGGCTCAAACACCATATTTATTATTGA
- a CDS encoding TetR/AcrR family transcriptional regulator, protein MMAESTKKKSDTYTEILKNAKAEFLQNGFEKASMRSIAARTGITAGALYKHFPSKAAIFEALVEPLIGQTLSIGSDFSKIAIHLYETKDFLSTKEAIRISLQNLCTLVYNHFDDFRLLFNRSAGTKYENIRHEFVMADVTACKKFIADLKKRGIKVRSLNDDQLHLIYSTALTPLFEIITHEYSYKETQGFIDILTDVMYFCWNKIMQPEAEINR, encoded by the coding sequence ATGATGGCTGAATCAACAAAAAAGAAAAGCGATACCTACACGGAAATTCTCAAAAATGCAAAAGCTGAGTTTTTGCAAAACGGTTTTGAAAAAGCATCGATGCGTTCCATTGCCGCAAGGACCGGCATAACCGCCGGAGCTTTGTACAAACACTTTCCATCAAAGGCGGCAATATTTGAAGCTCTCGTAGAGCCGCTTATCGGACAAACCTTAAGTATCGGTTCCGATTTTTCCAAAATTGCAATACATTTATATGAAACTAAAGACTTTTTATCAACAAAAGAAGCAATACGCATATCGTTGCAAAATTTATGTACGCTGGTTTACAATCACTTCGATGATTTTAGGCTTTTATTTAACCGCTCGGCGGGAACAAAATACGAAAATATCCGTCACGAATTCGTAATGGCAGATGTTACAGCGTGCAAAAAATTCATTGCCGACTTAAAAAAACGAGGTATAAAAGTCCGATCCTTAAACGACGATCAGCTTCACTTAATTTACAGCACCGCCTTAACACCTCTTTTTGAAATCATCACACATGAATATTCGTATAAAGAAACCCAAGGCTTCATAGACATATTAACCGATGTGATGTATTTTTGCTGGAATAAAATTATGCAGCCGGAAGCGGAAATAAACAGATAA
- a CDS encoding efflux RND transporter permease subunit, translating into MKLESLHIFFKKIGEFQLKYRWLLLILLTAISIFAAMGLKKFRATSMTEEVFVNITKNMRKNEDRFKELFGSNDTIVLLIESDDVFKPEVLKMIKEIGNELLEKIPYADSVTSITDIDISIGTEEGIEIKNPFKDGIPEDPAELKKAKDFILSRKSIVNKLVSSDAKETWLVLSLKATPSREEWMKTSDKELMYIMGETAIDIVTNPKYKSSAYTIKPAGLPYTETEEKIVMNADIKKCVSLSFMCMIILLVIFARSLRGTIVPIIATTGAIVSVLGFMGHLNIEGSSEMLSVPIILAMALSVGYSIHLVNSFRNSFYAIGKRKEAVIDSIENTGWPLFFTVVTTVASVLSFLTVDLEPMHWMGLASAAMVFAVYVYVSILIPILMSFGKDCPPEQNKSAIRYKKLDSFFEKFGRSVLKKRKPILIVFALVTVLCLPGIFMITVNMDSFNFMGTRIPYVKRIYEITHSQLGAYFNYNVMLTFKEENAVKKPENLKKLEELSRHISGFKLTKLNNGVPKIFSILDVVKDMNQTMHADDPAFYTIPEDEDLLAQLLFLYEISGGETSHWVDDEFRTLRMNVDVAAFDGNELAANLESVYKKCAELFPDAETFLTGAAAHAAEMNNKIVYGEINSFFTSLAAIGVLMMIVFGSIKMGLIGLIPNIMPIITTGAIMGYFHVPLDMVTMALMPMVLGIAVDDTIHFTNHTKYLFEKEGSYDKAIVGSFYSIGKTLAMTTIILSVTFLMYMASKIDAFLRLGILASVGLFSALIADYLMTPVLIYISKPFGKEKK; encoded by the coding sequence ATGAAACTTGAAAGTTTGCATATATTTTTTAAAAAGATCGGTGAGTTTCAATTAAAATACCGCTGGCTTTTACTCATCTTATTGACAGCTATAAGCATATTTGCCGCAATGGGCTTAAAAAAGTTTAGAGCCACATCAATGACCGAAGAAGTTTTTGTAAACATTACGAAGAATATGAGAAAAAATGAAGACAGGTTTAAAGAGCTTTTCGGCAGCAATGACACCATAGTTTTGCTTATAGAATCCGATGATGTTTTTAAGCCCGAAGTTTTAAAAATGATTAAAGAAATCGGAAACGAACTTTTAGAAAAAATTCCGTACGCCGATTCGGTTACTTCTATCACCGATATCGATATAAGTATCGGAACGGAAGAAGGAATCGAGATAAAAAATCCCTTTAAAGACGGTATCCCTGAAGATCCTGCCGAACTTAAAAAAGCAAAGGATTTTATCCTATCCAGAAAATCCATCGTAAATAAACTTGTTTCAAGCGATGCAAAAGAAACCTGGCTTGTTCTTTCGCTTAAAGCAACCCCGAGTAGAGAAGAATGGATGAAAACTTCGGATAAGGAGCTTATGTATATCATGGGAGAAACCGCTATCGATATCGTAACAAATCCCAAATACAAAAGCTCTGCCTACACAATAAAACCTGCAGGTCTTCCCTACACTGAAACGGAAGAAAAGATTGTTATGAACGCAGATATAAAAAAATGCGTAAGTCTTAGTTTTATGTGTATGATAATTCTTCTCGTTATTTTTGCACGCTCGCTAAGAGGTACGATAGTACCTATCATAGCCACCACAGGTGCAATAGTTTCAGTTTTAGGTTTTATGGGGCATTTAAATATTGAAGGAAGTTCCGAAATGCTTTCCGTTCCAATAATTCTTGCAATGGCTCTTTCGGTAGGCTACTCAATTCACCTTGTAAATTCTTTTAGAAACAGCTTTTACGCAATAGGAAAACGTAAAGAAGCCGTTATCGATTCAATAGAAAATACGGGCTGGCCTTTATTTTTTACGGTTGTTACGACAGTTGCTTCCGTTTTATCGTTTTTAACGGTTGACCTCGAGCCGATGCATTGGATGGGGCTTGCAAGCGCCGCTATGGTTTTTGCAGTTTATGTCTATGTGAGCATCTTAATTCCTATTTTGATGAGTTTCGGAAAGGACTGTCCTCCTGAACAAAATAAGAGTGCAATAAGATATAAAAAGCTGGATTCTTTTTTTGAAAAGTTCGGAAGGTCCGTATTAAAAAAACGAAAACCGATTTTAATTGTTTTTGCACTTGTAACAGTCCTTTGTCTTCCCGGTATTTTTATGATAACCGTAAACATGGACAGTTTTAACTTTATGGGAACAAGAATTCCTTATGTAAAACGCATTTATGAAATTACACATTCTCAATTGGGAGCCTATTTTAACTATAATGTGATGCTGACATTTAAAGAAGAAAATGCAGTAAAAAAACCGGAAAACTTAAAAAAGCTGGAGGAGTTAAGCCGCCACATATCGGGCTTTAAATTGACAAAATTGAATAACGGAGTCCCGAAAATATTTTCAATTTTGGATGTTGTAAAAGATATGAATCAAACGATGCATGCCGATGATCCGGCCTTTTATACCATACCTGAAGATGAAGACCTCTTAGCCCAACTTTTATTTTTATACGAAATATCGGGTGGAGAAACTTCCCACTGGGTTGATGACGAATTCAGAACTCTCCGTATGAACGTAGATGTCGCAGCCTTTGACGGAAATGAACTTGCCGCCAATTTGGAAAGCGTGTATAAAAAATGTGCTGAACTTTTCCCCGATGCCGAAACCTTTTTAACAGGAGCTGCAGCCCATGCCGCAGAAATGAATAACAAAATAGTATATGGGGAAATAAATTCTTTTTTTACATCTCTTGCAGCAATCGGTGTTTTAATGATGATTGTATTCGGAAGTATTAAAATGGGACTCATAGGTCTTATACCTAACATTATGCCCATTATTACGACAGGAGCAATTATGGGCTACTTCCATGTTCCTCTTGACATGGTAACAATGGCACTTATGCCGATGGTTCTCGGTATAGCGGTAGATGACACAATCCATTTTACCAACCATACAAAGTACCTATTTGAAAAAGAAGGCTCTTATGATAAAGCAATTGTCGGTTCTTTTTATTCCATAGGAAAGACACTTGCTATGACTACGATAATTTTGTCGGTTACTTTTTTAATGTACATGGCGAGCAAAATAGATGCATTCCTGCGTTTAGGAATTTTAGCGTCAGTAGGTCTCTTTTCGGCCCTCATTGCCGACTATCTGATGACACCCGTATTGATTTATATTTCAAAACCTTTCGGAAAAGAGAAAAAATAA